A single genomic interval of Burkholderia cepacia ATCC 25416 harbors:
- a CDS encoding lytic transglycosylase domain-containing protein, producing the protein MNAWLSWRPSEQHAQFVRSMLRRGTRVSHHLFSVVGCLAVAVALALWLLPTVRGTLAAKLMPVVSAAVQAGPARLLTGHPLPNFAPAGAQPQQEDSPETDALAVGLDVAPEANAQGDASDPARNGPSPVALAKLIPTQRVAADARDDRALASNREQALVATYLSRRYRVAQEPLGQLVKAAFQTGRDVGLDPLLLLSVMAIESGFNPYAESGVGAKGLMQVMSKVHSDKFEYFGGTDTALQPLANLQVGALVLKDCIARGGSLANGLRLYNGSTNPDDTAYGAKVMAERGRLRDVSHGRSVPVNAPQAPAKPIVTAAAVTAAAGGAKRVHATLETTTSAKSTASKEAAPQDDASVDTAKSHGDHSELGA; encoded by the coding sequence ATGAACGCTTGGTTATCGTGGCGTCCTAGTGAGCAGCATGCGCAATTCGTGCGCAGCATGCTGCGTCGCGGGACGCGTGTCAGTCACCATCTATTCAGCGTTGTCGGCTGTCTCGCGGTCGCGGTTGCACTCGCACTGTGGCTGCTGCCAACCGTGCGCGGCACGCTCGCCGCGAAGCTGATGCCGGTCGTATCCGCGGCCGTGCAAGCCGGCCCGGCCCGTCTGCTGACCGGCCATCCGCTGCCGAACTTCGCGCCCGCCGGCGCGCAGCCGCAGCAGGAAGACAGCCCTGAAACGGACGCGCTTGCGGTCGGCCTCGACGTCGCACCGGAAGCCAACGCGCAGGGCGATGCATCCGATCCGGCCCGCAACGGCCCGTCGCCCGTCGCGCTGGCGAAGCTGATCCCGACCCAGCGCGTGGCGGCCGATGCGCGTGACGACCGTGCGCTCGCGTCGAATCGCGAGCAGGCGCTGGTCGCGACCTACCTGTCGCGCCGTTACCGCGTCGCGCAGGAGCCGCTCGGCCAGCTCGTCAAGGCTGCGTTCCAGACCGGCCGTGACGTCGGCCTCGATCCGCTGCTGCTGCTGTCCGTGATGGCGATCGAATCGGGCTTCAACCCGTATGCCGAAAGCGGCGTCGGCGCGAAGGGCCTGATGCAGGTCATGTCGAAGGTTCATTCCGACAAGTTCGAGTATTTCGGCGGCACCGATACCGCACTGCAGCCGCTCGCGAACCTCCAGGTCGGCGCGCTCGTGCTGAAGGACTGCATTGCACGTGGCGGCTCGCTCGCGAACGGCCTGCGCCTGTACAACGGCTCGACGAACCCGGACGACACCGCATACGGCGCGAAGGTGATGGCCGAGCGCGGTCGCCTGCGCGACGTGTCGCACGGCCGCAGCGTGCCGGTCAACGCGCCGCAGGCGCCGGCGAAGCCGATCGTCACGGCCGCCGCCGTGACGGCGGCAGCGGGCGGCGCGAAGCGCGTGCATGCGACGCTCGAAACCACGACGTCGGCGAAGTCGACGGCATCGAAGGAAGCCGCGCCGCAGGACGACGCGAGCGTCGATACCGCGAAGTCGCACGGCGACCATTCGGAGCTCGGCGCGTAA
- a CDS encoding UbiD family decarboxylase yields MKYKDLRDFIQRLEALGELRRVTQPVSPVLEMTELCDRVLRAGGPALLFNAPTGYDFPVLGNLFGTPRRVALGMGVDAGDDAALDSLRDLGRLLSALKEPDPPKSLKDAGKLLSLAKAVWDMAPKSVSSPPCQEIVWEGADVDLNRLPIQTCWPGDAGPLVTWGLTVTRGPNKSRQNLGIYRQQLIGRNKLIMRWLAHRGGALDFREFALRNPGKPYPVAVVLGADPATTLGAVTPVPDSLSEYQFAGLLRGSRTELAKCLTPGVDTLQVPARAEIVLEGFIYPQEGTPAPAPAGAPPRPAGNASAAYEHALEGPYGDHTGYYNEQEWFPVFTVERITMRRDAIYHSTYTGKPPDEPAVLGVALNEVFVPLLQKQFTEITDFYLPPEGCSYRMAIVQMKKSYAGHAKRVMFGVWSFLRQFMYTKFIVVVDEDVNIRDWKEVIWAITTRVDPVRDTVMVDSTPIDYLDFASPVAGLGSKMGLDATNKWPGETSREWGRPIEMDAAVKTRVDRLWQEIGL; encoded by the coding sequence ATGAAATACAAAGACTTACGCGATTTCATCCAGCGCCTCGAGGCGCTCGGCGAACTGCGGCGCGTCACGCAGCCCGTGTCGCCCGTGCTGGAAATGACCGAGCTGTGCGACCGCGTGCTGCGCGCCGGCGGCCCTGCGCTGCTGTTCAACGCACCGACCGGCTACGATTTCCCGGTGCTCGGCAACCTGTTCGGCACGCCGCGCCGCGTCGCGCTCGGGATGGGCGTCGACGCGGGCGACGACGCCGCGCTCGATTCGCTGCGCGATCTCGGGCGCCTGCTGTCCGCGCTGAAGGAACCCGATCCGCCGAAGAGCCTGAAGGATGCCGGCAAGCTGCTGTCGCTCGCGAAGGCCGTGTGGGACATGGCGCCGAAGTCGGTGTCGTCGCCGCCCTGCCAGGAGATCGTCTGGGAAGGCGCCGACGTCGACCTGAACAGGCTGCCGATCCAGACCTGCTGGCCCGGCGACGCGGGGCCGCTCGTCACGTGGGGCCTGACGGTCACGCGCGGGCCGAACAAGTCGCGGCAGAACCTCGGGATCTACCGGCAGCAACTGATCGGCCGCAACAAGCTGATCATGCGCTGGCTCGCGCATCGCGGCGGCGCGCTCGACTTCCGCGAATTCGCGCTGCGCAACCCCGGCAAGCCGTATCCGGTCGCGGTCGTCCTCGGCGCCGATCCGGCCACGACGCTCGGCGCGGTGACGCCCGTGCCCGATTCGCTGTCCGAGTACCAGTTCGCCGGCCTGCTGCGCGGCAGCCGCACGGAGCTCGCGAAGTGCCTGACGCCCGGCGTCGACACGCTGCAGGTGCCCGCGCGCGCGGAGATCGTGCTCGAAGGCTTCATTTATCCGCAGGAAGGCACCCCCGCCCCCGCTCCGGCCGGGGCACCGCCGCGCCCGGCCGGCAACGCGTCGGCCGCGTACGAGCACGCGCTCGAAGGGCCGTACGGCGACCACACCGGCTATTACAACGAGCAGGAGTGGTTCCCCGTGTTCACCGTCGAGCGCATCACGATGCGCCGCGACGCGATCTACCACTCGACCTACACGGGCAAGCCGCCCGACGAGCCCGCGGTGCTCGGCGTCGCGCTCAACGAGGTGTTCGTGCCGCTGCTGCAGAAGCAGTTCACGGAGATCACCGACTTCTACCTGCCGCCCGAAGGCTGCAGCTACCGGATGGCCATCGTCCAGATGAAGAAGAGCTACGCGGGCCACGCGAAGCGCGTGATGTTCGGCGTGTGGAGCTTCCTGCGGCAGTTCATGTACACGAAGTTCATCGTGGTCGTCGACGAGGACGTGAACATCCGCGACTGGAAGGAGGTGATCTGGGCGATCACGACGCGCGTCGACCCCGTGCGCGACACCGTGATGGTCGACAGCACGCCGATCGACTATCTCGACTTCGCATCGCCGGTGGCCGGCCTCGGTTCGAAGATGGGGCTCGACGCGACCAACAAGTGGCCGGGCGAGACCAGCCGCGAATGGGGCCGCCCGATCGAGATGGATGCCGCCGTGAAGACGCGCGTCG